One Chaetodon trifascialis isolate fChaTrf1 chromosome 12, fChaTrf1.hap1, whole genome shotgun sequence DNA window includes the following coding sequences:
- the tbccd1 gene encoding TBCC domain-containing protein 1, translating into METDSVSIWPRMEPFLLGALQVAPSSKLSLHYLRKMATYVRTREGCFPILGWPMWRHIACGKLQLPEDLAWLYFETFDLLIGHSPEERLEWAECLSQCSSKSELDQQRNKLSVDTLQFLLFLYIQQLNRVSLRTSLIGEEWPSHRTRSPSPSDREAKTSSQNKNWDDQAHLSFVQSHLAEILELLVEPGQLSQSGQALRDCQISLEAVRSLGLLLEGSVCHSRAVQPVHRLLTKGPLQTQAGYSTLSHSFPLHKLLLCLQHSLTLNPFGITACLRSGKKLAWAQQVEGAMKRAKIARNTHLAPPGSKMVLMSQVFKQTLAKTSDRLTGANIKIHRCSDAFIYLLSPLRSVSVDKCRDSTVVLGPVETSVHIHSCQNVRVVCVAGRIAVGASSGCTIHTLTPTRPLLLPGNADITLGPFHTFYPSMEDHMASVGLAVVPNAWDRPLLLGTEGLVNPSSNPDPACYRLLPPAEFHTLVVPFQMEGDTCEVPGGLPSAYQAALDEKQKRIQNWQRTMMEARLNKEQKRQFQELVEIKFHEWLLETGHRQELDSLIPPTIASLKDSDGPAVDMPLVNDSKHIRTGRPVGQSPMAC; encoded by the exons atggagacagacagtgtgAGCATATGGCCACGCATGGAACCTTTCTTACTGGGTGCTCTGCAG GTGGCTCCCTCATCGAAGCTCAGCTTGCACTACCTTCGCAAGATGGCGACCTATGTGCGAACACGGGAAGGCTGCTTCCCCATCTTGGGCTGGCCCATGTGGAGGCATATTGCCTGTGGAAAGTTACAGCTTCCAGAAGACCTTGCATGGCTCTACTTTGAAACCTTTGACCTTCTTATAGGCCACTCTCCAGAGGAGAGGCTGGAGTGGGCAGAGTGTCTGTCTCAGTGCTCTTCCAAAAGCGAGCTGGACCAACAAAGGAACAAg TTGTCTGTGGACACACTGcagttcctcctcttcctctacatCCAGCAGCTGAACCGTGTGTCTCTGCGCACCTCTCTGATTGGTGAAGAGTGGCCCAGCCATCGCACTCGCTCCCCCTCTCCATCAGACCGAGAGGCCAAGACTAGCTCTCAGAACAAG AACTGGGACGATCAGGCCCACCTGTCCTTTGTACAAAGCCATCTTGCTGAGATCCTGGAGCTACTGGTGGAACCAGGACAACTATCACAATCTGGACAGGCCCTCAGAGATTGCCAG ATATCCTTGGAGGCTGTGCGGAGCTTGGGCCTGCTCTTGGAGGGCTCAGTTTGCCACAGCAGAGCTGTCCAGCCTGTCCACAGGTTGCTGACCAAAGGTCCACTGCAGACACAAGCTGGCTACTCCACCCTCAGCCACTCCTTCCCCCTGCACAAGCTACTCTTGTGTCTCCAGCACAGCCTCACACTCAACCCCTTTGGGATAACTGCCTGCCTGCGCTCAGGCAAGAAACTAGCCTGGGCTCAACAAG TGGAGGGGGCCATGAAAAGAGCCAAAATAGCCCGAAACACCCACTTGGCTCCACCTGGCAGTAAGATGGTGCTAATGTCCCAAGTCTTCAAACAGACCCTGGCTAAAACCTCAGACAGGCTCACTGGTGCCAACATCAAAATTCACAGATGCTCTGATGCCTTCATATACCTTCTCTCACCTCTCAG ATCAGTCAGTGTGGACAAATGCCGTGACAGCACAGTGGTTCTGGGTCCTGTTGAGACCAGCGTCCACATCCACAGCTGCCAGAACGTGCGGGTGGTGTGTGTGGCCGGCAGGATTGCTGTCGGAGCCTCCTCAGGTTGCACTATCCACACCTTGACCCCCACCCGCCCCCTGCTCCTACCTGGAAATGCAGATATAACGCTGGGGCCTTTCCATACCTTCTACCCCTCTATGGAGGATCATATGGCCAGTGTGGGCCTGGCTGTGGTCCCCAATGCCTGGGATCGACCCTTGCTTCTGGGGACAGAGGGCCTTGTCAACCCCTCATCCAACCCAGACCCTGCCTGCTACCGCCTGTTGCCCCCAGCTGAGTTTCATACACTGGTTGTGCCTTTCCAGATGGAGGGTGACACATGTGAGGTTCCTGGGGGATTACCCTCTGCATATCAGGCAGCACTTGATGAGAAGCAGAAGAGGATACAGAACTGGCAGAGGACTATGATGGAGGCTCGGCTGAACAA GGAGCAGAAGCGGCAGTTCCAGGAGTTGGTGGAAATCAAGTTCCATGAGTGGCTTCTGGAAACGGGGCACAGACAGGAACTTGACAGCCTTATCCCACCCACGATAGCCTCTTTAAAGGACTCTGATGGGCCTGCAGTGGACATGCCCCTGGTTAATGACAGCAAGCATATTCGGACTGGACGGCCAGTTGGACAGTCACCTATGGCTTGTTGA
- the crygs2 gene encoding crystallin, gamma S2 produces MGRIVFYEDKNFQGRRYECDSDCSDFHTYLSRCNSIRVESGAWVVYERPNYMGYQYVLTRGEYPEYQRWMGLNDRLSSCKMIHFTSGTLYKMQLYEKADFGGQVFEATEDCPSLLEKFRWREVNSCKVFDGWWVFYEHPNYRGRQYFLEKGEYRKPGDWGAVSPTVQSFRRFTE; encoded by the exons ATGGGCAGG ATTGTCTTCTACGAGGACAAGAACTTCCAGGGCCGTCGCTATGAGTGTGACAGCGACTGCTCTGATTTCCATACCTATTTGAGCCGCTGCAACTCCATCCGGGTGGAGAGTGGGGCCTGGGTGGTGTATGAGAGGCCCAACTACATGGGATACCAGTATGTCCTGACCAGGGGAGAGTACCCAGAGTACCAGCGCTGGATGGGCCTCAATGACCGCCTCAGCTCCTGCAAGATGATCCACTTT ACCAGTGGGACCCTGTACAAGATGCAGCTGTATGAGAAGGCAGACTTCGGGGGTCAGGTCTTTGAGGCCACAGAGGACTGTCCCTCACTTCTGGAGAAGTTCCGCTGGAGGGAGGTCAACTCCTGTAAAGTCTTTGATGGCTGGTGGGTTTTCTATGAGCACCCCAACTACCGTGGACGCCAGTACTTCCTGGAGAAGGGGGAATACCGCAAGCCTGGTGACTGGGGTGCCGTTAGTCCTACGGTCCAGTCCTTCAGGCGCTTCACTGAATGA